A single window of Shewanella sp. Choline-02u-19 DNA harbors:
- a CDS encoding peptidylprolyl isomerase yields the protein MKKLFPLLACLTIVACGSESSDSPEPPKVVPELKADVCYLMSTTKGDMTLAVDLTNMPVTGQNFKEYVDTGFYNATLFHRTINNFMIQGGGFTTGLVFKPTNDPIINEASVGISNDRGTVAMARTDNPNSATSQFFINILDNPHLNASASSAGYAVFGQVISGMEVADQISIVTTQGNDTPVDEILINSVVEISCPTS from the coding sequence ATGAAAAAGCTGTTCCCACTACTAGCCTGTCTAACCATTGTCGCTTGTGGCTCTGAGAGTTCAGATAGCCCAGAGCCACCAAAAGTAGTACCAGAGCTAAAAGCAGATGTGTGTTATTTAATGTCAACGACTAAAGGCGATATGACTCTGGCAGTTGATCTAACCAATATGCCGGTTACAGGACAGAATTTTAAGGAGTATGTCGATACAGGCTTTTACAATGCCACTCTTTTTCATCGAACCATTAACAACTTTATGATCCAAGGTGGAGGTTTCACCACAGGGCTTGTTTTTAAGCCTACCAATGACCCGATTATTAACGAAGCGAGTGTTGGCATAAGTAATGATCGCGGTACAGTTGCAATGGCACGAACCGATAATCCCAACTCAGCTACATCGCAATTTTTTATCAATATATTAGATAACCCACACTTAAATGCATCAGCTTCGAGTGCCGGTTATGCGGTATTTGGCCAGGTGATTAGTGGTATGGAAGTCGCTGACCAAATTAGTATTGTTACTACTCAAGGAAATGATACTCCAGTAGACGAAATTCTAATTAATAGCGTTGTCGAAATCAGTTGCCCAACAAGTTAA
- a CDS encoding cell division protein ZapC has protein sequence MLLMPKRDWQWGYNETYGVLTVSLGRDMEFLSPYKLKSLIPDAKITTEFSVEHAKFYIALVDCLSRTLSLNDALIVQIALNATAAHFLLKPQMPKSWFFEASHECVYSDIGKIFQLRTCEHSVSAMVIESGLQASLMMILSPECRLTDSKQLTQFETIKVMHNRLAPLTVERKINVA, from the coding sequence GTATTAACTGTTTCGTTAGGTCGTGATATGGAATTTCTATCACCTTATAAATTAAAGTCCCTAATACCTGATGCCAAAATTACAACTGAATTTAGCGTTGAACATGCTAAGTTCTATATTGCTTTGGTTGACTGTTTATCAAGAACCCTTTCTCTAAACGATGCGCTTATCGTCCAAATAGCATTAAATGCTACTGCTGCACATTTTTTATTAAAACCACAAATGCCTAAGTCTTGGTTTTTCGAAGCATCACACGAATGTGTTTATAGCGATATAGGTAAGATTTTCCAACTGAGAACCTGTGAGCATAGTGTCTCAGCAATGGTTATTGAGTCAGGATTACAAGCATCGCTTATGATGATCTTATCCCCAGAATGCCGCTTAACGGATTCAAAACAATTGACTCAATTCGAAACTATTAAGGTTATGCATAATCGTTTAGCGCCTTTAACTGTTGAGAGAAAAATAAACGTCGCATAA